One window of Gloeothece citriformis PCC 7424 genomic DNA carries:
- a CDS encoding Uma2 family endonuclease, translating into MIIQSVLGNNLIDFDEFINWYPENSDFHYELHNGVITKMPKQRGKYSQIAGFLMTELSFEIKRLGLPYFIPKDCIIKTDDLSGYEPDVIILNRENLENEPRWERESTIILCQSIKLVIEVVSSNWSDDYALKLDVYETLGISEYWIVDYLGLGGRKFIGYPKQPTLTIYTFENGDYQPRQFRKNETIKSPTFPQLTLNTEIIFRGK; encoded by the coding sequence ATGATAATTCAATCTGTCTTAGGAAATAATTTAATTGACTTTGATGAGTTTATTAACTGGTATCCAGAAAACTCTGACTTTCACTATGAATTACACAATGGAGTCATTACAAAAATGCCAAAACAGAGAGGAAAATATTCTCAAATTGCAGGGTTTTTAATGACTGAACTTAGTTTTGAAATTAAACGATTAGGCTTACCTTATTTTATTCCTAAAGACTGTATTATCAAAACGGATGATTTATCAGGATATGAGCCAGATGTAATTATTTTAAACCGAGAAAATTTGGAAAATGAACCAAGATGGGAAAGAGAATCTACTATTATTTTGTGTCAATCTATTAAATTAGTAATTGAAGTCGTTAGTAGTAATTGGAGTGATGATTATGCCCTAAAATTAGATGTTTATGAAACTCTGGGCATCAGTGAATATTGGATTGTTGATTATTTGGGATTAGGGGGAAGAAAATTTATTGGTTATCCAAAACAGCCAACTTTAACGATTTATACCTTTGAAAACGGGGATTATCAACCGAGACAATTTAGAAAAAATGAAACAATTAAATCTCCTACTTTCCCTCAATTAACATTGAACACAGAAATAATATTTAGGGGAAAATGA